Below is a genomic region from Raphanus sativus cultivar WK10039 chromosome 4, ASM80110v3, whole genome shotgun sequence.
tttattaaactatttcatAGATCAAATTTAACTTAATTttcgtatttaatatatttccttaaacaaATTAGCTAATTTTATggatattcaaatttaaaatcaattttaattatattaaactcggataatgttaccattaattattttgaacaaaaatcaagtttaaattCGATATTAGACATAattatgaatattcctaaaatatatgtttaacttaccattaattattttaaaaataaaatttatatatgctaagatttgaatatctttaaacaacttatagaacaatatgaaatatttgtaagtgaatattaattttaatataatataatccCACCTAagattatatttcaaaattttcaaacataTACGTTTAATCATTTCAgttactattaattattttcgacaagaaaatttaaatatcttcgTGAAACAATGTTTAATGCTTATAACCAGATATTTGTTTCCTAACGTATTTAAATCTCACCGTATTGTCTatatctgatcaaaatatttaaattcttattacatttgaaaaataatttcatgttaaaagaaatattattcaaacatatcAATAGATCAATGTTTCGTCAAAAATTTAGTAACGGATACGAGTCACTACTTTCAACAGCACGTAAACTATTTAattgttgtatttataaaatatttaaaatataataaatatttaaaatataaaccaataaacatttaaataatattcatttatataaaaatgaaaataacaacccgtgcgggcgcacgggtcaagctctagttaTTCTTAAAATTCAAATTGTATGACTATACGAAGAGTCAAAGATGAATTATCAAAAGAGTAACttagtgtttttatttataatattggtGTGCTATAATTCGAAATCTAATATGGTAACATGATTATAcagataattaatttaaaagcATAAAAATCTAATGTATTTGAAAGtattaaatacaatttatatcgaaaaacaaaaaagtatttATGAAGGAAAATCTAAATTTCCAAAACCTATTTCAATTTGATGGCAACAGAAAAGAGTGAGCCCTACAAGGCATATTGAATAAACAACATCGCTCTctatcaacaacaaaaaaagttgATTCTAGAGCAAGTTGCCATTTAAAAAAACGTATACAATAGACGAAATGACTAAAATGCTAATGAAAGAACCCAAACTCTAATCCTGAAATTCATGGTAAATATTTCGTAGCTATGTTACCATGAATTGATTATTCGTTAATAATTCGTTGGGGAAGAGAAAAATAGGGAGAAAATACAGACAAATGTATGAGAGAGATGAAGAAAAACAGCAAAGTTTGGAACGGGCCCTTAACATGTCCTCTAACGTCAACAATACATTATTCTTCATTACTACTATTACTTTCACCCTCTCATCACACTCACTCAACCTTTCATTTTTCTTATTACCTACTTCATCAGATCCATATTAAAACACAATACGATCCCttaacatctctctctctctctctctgtctctctctctctctctctctatactCAACAAGATCATATATCATGTCATCTCCTAGAGATAGAGGAAAGAGCTTCACGGAATCATCAGGATCAGAGCCACCGGTGACACCAAGCCGTTACGAGTCACAGAAGAGACGCGACTGGAACACTTTCGGACAGTACTTGAAGAACCAGAGACCGCCCGTGCCGATGTCTCACTGCAGCTGCAACCACGTGCTTGATTTCCTCAGGTACTTAGACCAGTTCGGTAAGACAAAGGTGCACGTGTTTGGCTGTATGTTCTACGGCCAGCCTGAGCCACCAGCTCCTTGCACGTGCCCTCTCAGACAAGCTTGGGGAAGTCTCGACGCTTTGATCGGACGGCTGAGAGCGGCTTACGAGGAGAACGGTGGATCTCCGGAAACAAACCCTTTCGCTAGTGGAGCAATAAGGGTTTATTTGAGGGAGGTTAGGGAGTGTCAGGCTAAGGCTAGAGGGATTCCTTacaagaagaaacagaagaagaagccaaCGACGGAGATGAGTGGTGGAAGAGACGACTCTTCTTCTCCCTCATCCTCCTCCTTCAACTTCTCTTGAAAGACTTTATGGTAATATATTTCTCCATTAACTatgctattattattttagtaaaaaaaattatgctttTATTTGATTGAATATGTGCCTTCGGATTCATTTACAG
It encodes:
- the LOC108848471 gene encoding protein LIGHT-DEPENDENT SHORT HYPOCOTYLS 10, whose product is MSSPRDRGKSFTESSGSEPPVTPSRYESQKRRDWNTFGQYLKNQRPPVPMSHCSCNHVLDFLRYLDQFGKTKVHVFGCMFYGQPEPPAPCTCPLRQAWGSLDALIGRLRAAYEENGGSPETNPFASGAIRVYLREVRECQAKARGIPYKKKQKKKPTTEMSGGRDDSSSPSSSSFNFS